Proteins from a genomic interval of Chanodichthys erythropterus isolate Z2021 chromosome 8, ASM2448905v1, whole genome shotgun sequence:
- the LOC137024953 gene encoding zinc finger protein 721-like, which produces MAFIKVESEDLKIEETFSVKQEDTEEQTELMALNEDTEVLNKMEEKDQNEKHDFTTVEKSFRCSQTEKTSSQKRAQKTGTGCYFTCQQCGKSYNRKATLNYHMRLHTGEKLSTCHQCGTKFTRKIYLDRHFRIHTGEKPFTCNLCGKNFSSKGNLNCHMKIHTGEKPYKCPQCGKCFTQKQASDAHIRIHTGEKPFTCNQCGKRFSSKGNLNYHKKIHTGEKLYTCHQCEKSFTYKQGLNGHIMRIHTGEKPFTCQQCGKSLKNHRNLQDHMRIHTGEKPFTCQQCGKSFTQKTTLTSHMRVHTKERPFACEQCGKGFTQKGYVKIHMRIHFKETAFTCQQCGKGFIKKIRLKEHMRVHTGENPYTCQHCGKGFFQKGSLKDHMRIHTGENPYTCQQCGKSFTQKGNLKVHMRVHTGEKPYTCQHCGKSFSKKTSLDSHTRIHTGEKPFKCSQCEKSFKRKVSLTNHMSIHTGEKPLCDQCGKSFRFLADLNYHMRIHSKENSYICHKCGKSFTNKEDLKNHVEIHIGDKPFMCHHCGKTFKNNANLQIHIKIHTGEKPFSCLQCGKSFTAKGNLNIHSRVHTGERPYSCLRCEMTFRYHRDLKLHLQTHSSKKLQRSECDKSLMKRSNSRNHLHIHSGGRPFSCDQCKKKFLLPLHLKIHMKSHTDVRPYSCSFCRKCFKWLSNLKWHQKLSTCVKSKLRSCHR; this is translated from the coding sequence aacTGATGGCCTTGAATGAGGATACTGAAGTACTGAATAAAATGGAAGAGAAAGATCAGAATGAGAAACATGATTTCACAACTGTAGAAAAATCATTTAGGTGTTCACAGACTGAAAAGACTTCATCACAAAAAAGAGCTCAGAAGACAGGAACTGGATGttatttcacctgccaacagtgtggaaaaagttacAACAGAAAAGCAACCCTTAATTATCACATGAgacttcacactggagaaaagctgTCGACTTGCCATCAATGCGGAACAAAATTCACTAGAAAAATATATCTAGACAGGCACTttagaattcacactggagagaagcctttcacctgcaaCCTCTGTGGAAAAAATTTCAGCAGTAAAGGAAACCTTAATTGccacatgaaaattcacactggagagaagccttacaaaTGCCCTCAATGTGGAAAGTGTTTTACACAAAAACAAGCTTCTGATGCCCACataagaattcacactggagagaagcctttcacatgCAACCAGTGTGGAAAAAGGTTCAGCAGTAAAGGAAACCTTAATTACCACAAgaaaattcacactggagagaagcttTACACGTGCCATCAATGTGAAAAGAGTTTTACATATAAACAAGGTCTTAATGGCCACATtatgagaattcatactggagagaagcctttcacatgccagcagtgtggaaagagtttaaAAAACCATAGAAACCTTCAagaccacatgagaattcacacaggagagaagccatttACTTGCCagcagtgtggaaagagtttcactcaaAAAACTACTCTTACCtcccacatgagagttcacactaaAGAACGCCCTTTTGCCTGTGAACAATGTGGAAAAGGTTTCACTCAAAAAGGATACGTGAAAATACATATGagaattcactttaaagagacCGCATTCACatgccaacaatgtggaaaaggtttcattaaaaaaataagacttaaagagcacatgagagttcacactggagagaaccCTTACACATGCCAACATTGTGGAAAAGGTTTCTTTCAGAAAGGAAGCCTTAAAGATCACATGAGAATACACACTGGAGAGAACCCTTACACatgccaacaatgtggaaaaagtttcactCAAAAAGGAAACCTGAAAGTCCatatgagagttcacactggagagaagccttacacctgccaacattgtggaaaaagtttttctaaaaaaacaagCCTTGACAGCCACacaagaattcacactggagaaaagcctttcaaatgctcccagtGTGAAAAGAGTTTTAAACGAAAAGTAAGCCTTACTAACCACATGtcaattcacactggagagaagccgttatgtgatcaatgtggaaagagtttcagattTTTAGCAGACCTTAATTACCACATGAGGATTCACTCAAAAGAGAACAGTTATATATGTCAtaagtgtggaaaaagtttcacaAACAAAGAAGACCTTAAGAATCATGTTGAAATTCACATTGGAGATAAGCCTTTCATGTGTCATCACTGTGGAAAGACATTCAAAAACAATGCAAACCTTCAGATTCACATaaaaattcacactggagagaagcctttctcctgtcttcagtgtggaaagagtttcacagcTAAAGGAAACCTTAACATTCACTCAAgggttcatactggagagaggCCTTACAGTTGTCTTAGGTGTGAGATGACTTTCAGATATCACAGAGACCTGAAATTACATTTGCAAACTCATTCTAGTAAGAAATTACAAAGATCTGAGTGTGACAAGAGTTTAATGAAAAGGAGCAATTCAAGAAATCACCTGCACATTCACTCTGGAGGAAGGCCATTTAGTTGTGATCAGTGTAAAAAGAAATTTCTTTTGCCATTACATTTAAAGATACATATGAAAAGTCACACAGATGTGAGACCCTATTCTTGTTCTTTTTGtagaaagtgttttaaatggCTCAGCAATTTAAAATGGCACCAGAAATTATCTACCTGTGTGAAATCAAAGCTACGTTCATGTCACCGATGA
- the LOC137024983 gene encoding uncharacterized protein: protein MKALVCILLLLETFVYVVQQQVDGGSQQISSKDGRQNPPQTDTLRDEASTDSQQKYNMGIPDIYTALRELTATVTEQKANIRALETQLREQQTFILEEMSKKIEEMSNLTLSQVEELKKENRDREIAFSAGLIRSGYRDVGPYTTDSTLAYKKVFTNIGDAYDPFTGFFTAPLKGAYMFRISIHGPGEIPATVSIYKNGEHMVTARDVQAQGRLNASNGVVLILEVGDVVYVRLGFGTRISDSYENCYNTFSGFLLFPLS, encoded by the exons ATGAAGGCTTTAGTATGTATACTGCTGCTGTTGGAAACCTTTGTGTATGTCGTCCAGCAGCAGGTAGATGGAGGAAGTCAACAGATCAGCTCTAAGGACGGAAGACAGAATCCACCTCAAACAGACACTTTGAGAGATGAAGCTTCAACTGACAGCCAACAAAAATACAACATGGGCATCCCTGACATCTATACAGCACtgagagaactgaccgccaccgttacagagcagaaagcaaacatcagagcttTAGAGACGCAACTGAGGGAACAACAGACATTTATCCTGGAAGAGATGAGCAAGAAAATTGAAG aaatGTCAAATCTTACTCTGAGTCAAGTGGAGGAGTTGAAAAAGGAAAATAGAG ACAGAGAAATAGCTTTTTCAGCTGGACTGATACGATCTGGCTACAGAGATGTTGGTCCTTATACCACTGACTCCACACTAGCCTATAAGAAAGTCTTCACAAACATAGGGGACGCCTACGACCCATTTACAG gttttttcacagcccCACTGAAAGGAGCGTACATGTTCAGAATCTCTATACATGGTCCTGGTGAAATTCCAGCAACTGTATCTATTTATAAGAATGGAGAGCACATGGTTACGGCACGTGATGTTCAGGCTCAGGGACGGTTAAACGCCTCGAATGGAGTTGTGCTGATCCTGGAGGTTGGAGATGTTGTCTATGTGAGACTTGGGTTTGGCACGAGGATATCAGATAGCTACGAGAATTGCTACAACACTTTCAGTGGTTTCCTACTGTTTCCTTTAAGTTAA